A genomic window from Gossypium hirsutum isolate 1008001.06 chromosome D12, Gossypium_hirsutum_v2.1, whole genome shotgun sequence includes:
- the LOC107945857 gene encoding uncharacterized protein isoform X2 yields MGEHEGWVVQQPPSGLLPNGLLPNKAASVIRVLDSERWMKAEERTAELIACIQPNAPSEGRRIAVADYVQRLISKCFPCQVFTFGSVPLKTYLPDGDIDLTAFSKNQSLKDTWAHQVRDMLENEEKNENAEFRVKEVQYIQAEVKIIKCLVENIVVDISFNQLGGLCTLCFLEEVDCLIDKNHLFKRSIILIKAWCYYESRILGAHHGLISTYALETLVLYIFHVFNKSFSGPLEVLYRFLEFFSKFDWENFCVSLWGPVPISSLPDITAEPPRKDGGELLLSKFFLDTCSSRYAVCQENQGQPFVSKHFNVIDPLRINNNLGRSVSKGNFFRIRGAFAFGANKLARLLDCPKEDLHHEVNQFFMNTWERHGSGQRPDAPGNDLYRLRLSNSDNAHGSNNVRNTSNSRGNDISSGCDTQAEGVGVSSQHLIHPSESTSKTSDVSTVSRTQSQKSYGSTSKSKTSDKVRRDSNSNKNVCNDTGQSSNAKENLVTDVQGRYLFARTRSSPELTETYGEVTSQGRRNRVPEGGKTQIASVRSDNNGRKNIESDMTAGHNIKSSHDDPSSVRHASARQSVNAVANPNGPLNSYQDDLGLGTMGQDFSSIPGTQVMPQEEQDLVNLMASTAHGFNGQIPVPLNLAVGHLPFHIQSLAMGYNQRNLSGILPTNFQMFPQGLVSSPLAHYFSGVGLASNPEDQIEPSSENFGSSEMNQPEVEHESWHEQDRGSSGGYDLDNGGFEMLHLNDKQLSTSAGYNFVPHSRAGSTGSSTNVQQKSSKETRGSTREDYVDVSQYQDNRGNDVYVDERTANSRSLHALHTSSLRSKTSFESSWEGSSAKVSKPTREKRGRKTAASVLPSAASGKGKSVSEHSSQADDEGREWNPPSNVGSEMAERTAGPQLLGSLSVPSHQMPGFEASQTSGSDPLMPIAPFLLGPGSGQRAMDNSGVPPLAFTITGPPVPFLLCPVYNIPSEAGTPDASTCHFNWDENLENNDSGQKFESEGPDQSEVSSTSSSTRKVASLDPLEHKPDILNGDIASHWQNLQYGRFCQNPRYPPLIYPSPVVVPPVYLQGHFPWDGPGRPPSNVNLFSQFMNYGPRVVPVSPLQSVPNRPSSVYQRYVDEMPRYRSGTGTYLPNPKVSMRERHSANSRRGKYNYDRNDHHGDREGNWNGNSKSRTAGRSHNRNQNEKSRFTFDQLSGVAGESRTDRPWGSHRHDSFTSYQSRNGPVRSNSSQSSSGSMPYGMYPLPSMNPNGVSSNGPTMPSVVMLYPYDSPVEQLEFGSLGPVGYSGMNEVSQPSDGSSSGGVFDEQRFHGTSQRSSHDQPPSPHLQR; encoded by the exons ATGGGAGAGCATGAAGGGTGGGTGGTGCAGCAGCCACCGAGTGGGCTATTGCCGAACGGGTTGTTACCCAACAAAGCTGCCTCGGTGATTCGGGTACTCGATTCGGAACGATGGATGAAGGCCGAGGAAAGAACGGCTGAACTCATTGCCTGCATTCAACCAAATGCGCCCTCAGAAGGCCGCCGTATCGCGGTTGCTGATTATGTACAGCGCCTCATTTCTAAATGCTTCCCTTGTCAG GTGTTTACTTTTGGGTCTGTGCCCCTCAAGACATATTTGCCTGATGGGGATATTGACTTGACGGCCTTCAGTAAGAATCAAAGTTTGAAGGATACTTGGGCTCATCAGGTTCGGGATATGctggaaaatgaagaaaaaaacgAGAATGCTGAATTCCGAGTAAAAGAAGTTCAGTACATTCAGGCCGAG GTGAAGATAATTAAGTGTCTTGTAGAAAATATTGTGGTAGACATTTCATTTAATCAGCTTGGTGGCTTATGTACCCTTTGTTTCCTTGAAGAG GTTGATTGTTTGATAGATAAGAACCATTTGTTCAAACGGAGCATCATATTGATAAAGGCCTGGTGTTATTATGAGAGCCGCATATTGGGTGCTCATCATGGACTTATCTCAACCTATGCCCTGGAAACCTTGGTTCTTTACATATTCCATGTTTTCAATAAGTCCTTTTCTGGACCACTTGAG GTTCTGTATCGTTTTCTTGAGTTTTTTAGCAAGTTTGATTGGGAAAACTTTTGTGTTAGCCTCTGGGGTCCTGTTCCAATTAGTTCTCTACCAGACATAACAG CTGAGCCTCCTCGAAAAGATGGTGGAGAGTTGTTGCTTAGCAAATTTTTCCTGGACACTTGTAGTTCCAGATATGCTGTTTGCCAAGAAAATCAGGGCCAACCCTTCGTTTCTAAACATTTCAATGTGATTGATCCTTTGCGTATAAATAACAACCTTGGGCGTAGTGTTAGTAAAG GTAACTTCTTTAGGATACGCGGTGCCTTTGCATTTGGAGCTAATAAGTTGGCCAGGTTACTTGATTGTCCCAAAGAAGACCTCCATCATGAAGTAAATCAATTCTTCATGAATACATGGGAAAGGCATGGCAGTGGCCAACGCCCTGATGCACCTGGGAACGATCTGTATCGCTTGAGGTTGTCAAATTCGGACAATGCTCATGGATCTAATAATGTCAGGAACACTTCAAACAGCAGAGGAAATGATATTTCCTCTGGTTGTGACACTCAAGCTGAAGGAGTTGGTGTTTCCTCTCAGCATTTAATTCATCCTTCAGAAAGCACAAGTAAGACTAGTGATGTATCCACTGTTTCTCGTACTCAGAGCCAAAAGAGTTATGGTAGCACAAGCAAGTCAAAGACCTCTGATAAGGTTAGGCGGGATTCTAATTCCAATAAGAATGTGTGTAATGATACAGGTCAGAGTTCTAATGCTAAAGAAAACTTGGTGACTGATGTTCAAGGAAGATATCTTTTTGCAAGGACGCGTTCTAGTCCTGAGCTTACCGAAACATATGGGGAAGTTACTTCTCAGGGAAGGCGGAACAGAGTGCCAGAGGGTGGGAAAACCCAGATTGCTTCCGTGAGGTCAGATAATAATGGGAGGAAGAATATTGAATCTGATATGACGGCCGGTCATAACATTAAATCTTCACATGATGATCCTTCATCTGTTAGGCACGCCTCAGCACGCCAGAGTGTCAATGCTGTTGCTAACCCAAACGGTCCTCTAAATAGTTACCAAGATGATTTAGGCTTGGGTACTATGGGTCAGGATTTTTCATCAATTCCGGGTACACAAGTTATGCCACAGGAAGAGCAAGATCTAGTGAATTTGATGGCATCTACAGCTCATGGCTTTAATGGTCAGATTCCAGTTCCATTAAATTTAGCTGTAGGTCACTTGCCTTTTCATATTCAATCTCTAGCAATGGGATATAATCAGAGAAATTTGAGCGGAATTCTTCCTacaaattttcaaatgtttcccCAAGGATTGGTCTCTTCTCCTTTGGCTCATTATTTTTCTGGAGTTGGATTAGCCTCAAACCCAGAGGATCAAATTGAGCCTTCTAGTGAAAATTTTGGTTCTTCAGAAATGAATCAACCAGAAGTGGAACATGAGTCGTGGCATGAACAGGACAGGGGCTCTAGTGGTGGTTATGACCTTGATAATGGAGGTTTTGAAATGCTTCATTTGAATGATAAGCAACTGTCAACTTCTGCTGGCTATAATTTTGTTCCTCATTCTAGAGCAGGCAGCACTGGTAGTTCTACTAACGTCCAACAAAAGTCATCTAAAGAAACTCGAGGATCAACTAGGGAAGATTATGTCGATGTGTCCCAGTATCAAGATAACAGAGGTAATGATGTATACGTTGATGAAAGAACTGCAAATTCAAGATCCTTGCATGCTTTGCACACTAGTTCACTCAGAAGTAAAACCTCATTCGAAAGTTCTTGGGAAGGTTCATCAGCAAAGGTCTCTAAACCCACTAGGGAGAAACGGGGTAGGAAAACAGCTGCTTCTGTACTTCCTTCTGCTGCTAGTGGGAAAGGTAAGAGTGTATCTGAACATTCCTCTCAGGCAGATGATGAAGGCAGAGAATGGAATCCACCATCAAATGTGGGCTCTGAAATGGCAGAAAGAACTGCTGGACCTCAACTGCTTGGTTCTTTGTCTGTTCCAAGCCATCAAATGCCTGGATTCGAGGCATCTCAGACAAGTGGTTCAGATCCGCTGATGCCTATTGCTCCATTTCTCTTAGGTCCAGGTTCAGGGCAAAGAGCTATGGATAATTCTGGAGTTCCTCCCCTGGCCTTCACAATAACAGGACCACCGGTTCCATTTTTGTTATGCCCTGTTTACAACATTCCGTCAGAAGCAGGAACTCCAGATGCATCAACTTGCCATTTTAATTGGGATGAAAATTTGGAGAACAATGATTCAGGTCAAAAATTTGAGTCTGAGGGACCCGATCAGTCTGAGGTATCAAGTACTTCTAGTTCTACAAGAAAGGTTGCATCTCTTGATCCATTGGAGCATAAACCTGACATTCTTAACGGTGACATTGCTAGCCATTGGCAAAATCTGCAGTACGGACGGTTTTGTCAAAATCCACGATATCCTCCTCTGATTTATCCTTCGCCTGTTGTGGTGCCACCTGTCTATTTACAAGGTCATTTCCCATGGGATGGTCCTGGTAGACCTCCATCAAATGTGAATCTCTTTTCTCAGTTCATGAATTATGGGCCTCGTGTTGTTCCTGTTTCTCCTCTCCAATCTGTTCCAAATAGACCTTCCAGTGTTTATCAACGGTATGTTGATGAAATGCCAAGATATCGCAGTGGTACTGGGACATACCTGCCAAACCCT AAAGTTTCAATGAGAGAACGCCATTCTGCGAATTCGAGGAGGGGAAAATATAATTATGATAGAAATGACCACCATGGTGATAGAGAAGGAAACTGGAATGGCAATTCGAAGTCCAGAACTGCTGGACGGAGCCATAATCgcaatcaaaatgaaaaatcaaGGTTCACCTTTGACCAATTGTCTGGCGTTGCTGGTGAGAGCAGAACTGATAGGCCTTGGGGCTCACATAGGCATGATTCATTTACGTCATACCAATCTCGTAATGGACCAGTCCGCTCAAACTCATCACAAAGTAGTTCAGGCAGCATGCCTTATGGCATGTACCCACTGCCATCTATGAACCCCAATGGAGTATCATCAAATGGGCCTACCATGCCATCCGTTGTCATGCTATACCCGTATGATTCCCCTGTTGAACAGCTTGAGTTTGGCTCTCTTGGACCAGTGGGTTACTCAGGCATGAATGAAGTATCGCAGCCAAGTGATGGAAGCAGCTCAGGTGGGGTATTCGATGAGCAAAGGTTCCATGGTACTTCTCAACGGTCTTCACATGACCAACCTCCTTCACCCCACCTGCAAAG ATGA
- the LOC107945857 gene encoding uncharacterized protein isoform X1 — MGEHEGWVVQQPPSGLLPNGLLPNKAASVIRVLDSERWMKAEERTAELIACIQPNAPSEGRRIAVADYVQRLISKCFPCQVFTFGSVPLKTYLPDGDIDLTAFSKNQSLKDTWAHQVRDMLENEEKNENAEFRVKEVQYIQAEVKIIKCLVENIVVDISFNQLGGLCTLCFLEEVDCLIDKNHLFKRSIILIKAWCYYESRILGAHHGLISTYALETLVLYIFHVFNKSFSGPLEVLYRFLEFFSKFDWENFCVSLWGPVPISSLPDITAEPPRKDGGELLLSKFFLDTCSSRYAVCQENQGQPFVSKHFNVIDPLRINNNLGRSVSKGNFFRIRGAFAFGANKLARLLDCPKEDLHHEVNQFFMNTWERHGSGQRPDAPGNDLYRLRLSNSDNAHGSNNVRNTSNSRGNDISSGCDTQAEGVGVSSQHLIHPSESTSKTSDVSTVSRTQSQKSYGSTSKSKTSDKVRRDSNSNKNVCNDTGQSSNAKENLVTDVQGRYLFARTRSSPELTETYGEVTSQGRRNRVPEGGKTQIASVRSDNNGRKNIESDMTAGHNIKSSHDDPSSVRHASARQSVNAVANPNGPLNSYQDDLGLGTMGQDFSSIPGTQVMPQEEQDLVNLMASTAHGFNGQIPVPLNLAVGHLPFHIQSLAMGYNQRNLSGILPTNFQMFPQGLVSSPLAHYFSGVGLASNPEDQIEPSSENFGSSEMNQPEVEHESWHEQDRGSSGGYDLDNGGFEMLHLNDKQLSTSAGYNFVPHSRAGSTGSSTNVQQKSSKETRGSTREDYVDVSQYQDNRGNDVYVDERTANSRSLHALHTSSLRSKTSFESSWEGSSAKVSKPTREKRGRKTAASVLPSAASGKGKSVSEHSSQADDEGREWNPPSNVGSEMAERTAGPQLLGSLSVPSHQMPGFEASQTSGSDPLMPIAPFLLGPGSGQRAMDNSGVPPLAFTITGPPVPFLLCPVYNIPSEAGTPDASTCHFNWDENLENNDSGQKFESEGPDQSEVSSTSSSTRKVASLDPLEHKPDILNGDIASHWQNLQYGRFCQNPRYPPLIYPSPVVVPPVYLQGHFPWDGPGRPPSNVNLFSQFMNYGPRVVPVSPLQSVPNRPSSVYQRYVDEMPRYRSGTGTYLPNPKVSMRERHSANSRRGKYNYDRNDHHGDREGNWNGNSKSRTAGRSHNRNQNEKSRFTFDQLSGVAGESRTDRPWGSHRHDSFTSYQSRNGPVRSNSSQSSSGSMPYGMYPLPSMNPNGVSSNGPTMPSVVMLYPYDSPVEQLEFGSLGPVGYSGMNEVSQPSDGSSSGGVFDEQRFHGTSQRSSHDQPPSPHLQRRSVTHASWLVLCMYTNK; from the exons ATGGGAGAGCATGAAGGGTGGGTGGTGCAGCAGCCACCGAGTGGGCTATTGCCGAACGGGTTGTTACCCAACAAAGCTGCCTCGGTGATTCGGGTACTCGATTCGGAACGATGGATGAAGGCCGAGGAAAGAACGGCTGAACTCATTGCCTGCATTCAACCAAATGCGCCCTCAGAAGGCCGCCGTATCGCGGTTGCTGATTATGTACAGCGCCTCATTTCTAAATGCTTCCCTTGTCAG GTGTTTACTTTTGGGTCTGTGCCCCTCAAGACATATTTGCCTGATGGGGATATTGACTTGACGGCCTTCAGTAAGAATCAAAGTTTGAAGGATACTTGGGCTCATCAGGTTCGGGATATGctggaaaatgaagaaaaaaacgAGAATGCTGAATTCCGAGTAAAAGAAGTTCAGTACATTCAGGCCGAG GTGAAGATAATTAAGTGTCTTGTAGAAAATATTGTGGTAGACATTTCATTTAATCAGCTTGGTGGCTTATGTACCCTTTGTTTCCTTGAAGAG GTTGATTGTTTGATAGATAAGAACCATTTGTTCAAACGGAGCATCATATTGATAAAGGCCTGGTGTTATTATGAGAGCCGCATATTGGGTGCTCATCATGGACTTATCTCAACCTATGCCCTGGAAACCTTGGTTCTTTACATATTCCATGTTTTCAATAAGTCCTTTTCTGGACCACTTGAG GTTCTGTATCGTTTTCTTGAGTTTTTTAGCAAGTTTGATTGGGAAAACTTTTGTGTTAGCCTCTGGGGTCCTGTTCCAATTAGTTCTCTACCAGACATAACAG CTGAGCCTCCTCGAAAAGATGGTGGAGAGTTGTTGCTTAGCAAATTTTTCCTGGACACTTGTAGTTCCAGATATGCTGTTTGCCAAGAAAATCAGGGCCAACCCTTCGTTTCTAAACATTTCAATGTGATTGATCCTTTGCGTATAAATAACAACCTTGGGCGTAGTGTTAGTAAAG GTAACTTCTTTAGGATACGCGGTGCCTTTGCATTTGGAGCTAATAAGTTGGCCAGGTTACTTGATTGTCCCAAAGAAGACCTCCATCATGAAGTAAATCAATTCTTCATGAATACATGGGAAAGGCATGGCAGTGGCCAACGCCCTGATGCACCTGGGAACGATCTGTATCGCTTGAGGTTGTCAAATTCGGACAATGCTCATGGATCTAATAATGTCAGGAACACTTCAAACAGCAGAGGAAATGATATTTCCTCTGGTTGTGACACTCAAGCTGAAGGAGTTGGTGTTTCCTCTCAGCATTTAATTCATCCTTCAGAAAGCACAAGTAAGACTAGTGATGTATCCACTGTTTCTCGTACTCAGAGCCAAAAGAGTTATGGTAGCACAAGCAAGTCAAAGACCTCTGATAAGGTTAGGCGGGATTCTAATTCCAATAAGAATGTGTGTAATGATACAGGTCAGAGTTCTAATGCTAAAGAAAACTTGGTGACTGATGTTCAAGGAAGATATCTTTTTGCAAGGACGCGTTCTAGTCCTGAGCTTACCGAAACATATGGGGAAGTTACTTCTCAGGGAAGGCGGAACAGAGTGCCAGAGGGTGGGAAAACCCAGATTGCTTCCGTGAGGTCAGATAATAATGGGAGGAAGAATATTGAATCTGATATGACGGCCGGTCATAACATTAAATCTTCACATGATGATCCTTCATCTGTTAGGCACGCCTCAGCACGCCAGAGTGTCAATGCTGTTGCTAACCCAAACGGTCCTCTAAATAGTTACCAAGATGATTTAGGCTTGGGTACTATGGGTCAGGATTTTTCATCAATTCCGGGTACACAAGTTATGCCACAGGAAGAGCAAGATCTAGTGAATTTGATGGCATCTACAGCTCATGGCTTTAATGGTCAGATTCCAGTTCCATTAAATTTAGCTGTAGGTCACTTGCCTTTTCATATTCAATCTCTAGCAATGGGATATAATCAGAGAAATTTGAGCGGAATTCTTCCTacaaattttcaaatgtttcccCAAGGATTGGTCTCTTCTCCTTTGGCTCATTATTTTTCTGGAGTTGGATTAGCCTCAAACCCAGAGGATCAAATTGAGCCTTCTAGTGAAAATTTTGGTTCTTCAGAAATGAATCAACCAGAAGTGGAACATGAGTCGTGGCATGAACAGGACAGGGGCTCTAGTGGTGGTTATGACCTTGATAATGGAGGTTTTGAAATGCTTCATTTGAATGATAAGCAACTGTCAACTTCTGCTGGCTATAATTTTGTTCCTCATTCTAGAGCAGGCAGCACTGGTAGTTCTACTAACGTCCAACAAAAGTCATCTAAAGAAACTCGAGGATCAACTAGGGAAGATTATGTCGATGTGTCCCAGTATCAAGATAACAGAGGTAATGATGTATACGTTGATGAAAGAACTGCAAATTCAAGATCCTTGCATGCTTTGCACACTAGTTCACTCAGAAGTAAAACCTCATTCGAAAGTTCTTGGGAAGGTTCATCAGCAAAGGTCTCTAAACCCACTAGGGAGAAACGGGGTAGGAAAACAGCTGCTTCTGTACTTCCTTCTGCTGCTAGTGGGAAAGGTAAGAGTGTATCTGAACATTCCTCTCAGGCAGATGATGAAGGCAGAGAATGGAATCCACCATCAAATGTGGGCTCTGAAATGGCAGAAAGAACTGCTGGACCTCAACTGCTTGGTTCTTTGTCTGTTCCAAGCCATCAAATGCCTGGATTCGAGGCATCTCAGACAAGTGGTTCAGATCCGCTGATGCCTATTGCTCCATTTCTCTTAGGTCCAGGTTCAGGGCAAAGAGCTATGGATAATTCTGGAGTTCCTCCCCTGGCCTTCACAATAACAGGACCACCGGTTCCATTTTTGTTATGCCCTGTTTACAACATTCCGTCAGAAGCAGGAACTCCAGATGCATCAACTTGCCATTTTAATTGGGATGAAAATTTGGAGAACAATGATTCAGGTCAAAAATTTGAGTCTGAGGGACCCGATCAGTCTGAGGTATCAAGTACTTCTAGTTCTACAAGAAAGGTTGCATCTCTTGATCCATTGGAGCATAAACCTGACATTCTTAACGGTGACATTGCTAGCCATTGGCAAAATCTGCAGTACGGACGGTTTTGTCAAAATCCACGATATCCTCCTCTGATTTATCCTTCGCCTGTTGTGGTGCCACCTGTCTATTTACAAGGTCATTTCCCATGGGATGGTCCTGGTAGACCTCCATCAAATGTGAATCTCTTTTCTCAGTTCATGAATTATGGGCCTCGTGTTGTTCCTGTTTCTCCTCTCCAATCTGTTCCAAATAGACCTTCCAGTGTTTATCAACGGTATGTTGATGAAATGCCAAGATATCGCAGTGGTACTGGGACATACCTGCCAAACCCT AAAGTTTCAATGAGAGAACGCCATTCTGCGAATTCGAGGAGGGGAAAATATAATTATGATAGAAATGACCACCATGGTGATAGAGAAGGAAACTGGAATGGCAATTCGAAGTCCAGAACTGCTGGACGGAGCCATAATCgcaatcaaaatgaaaaatcaaGGTTCACCTTTGACCAATTGTCTGGCGTTGCTGGTGAGAGCAGAACTGATAGGCCTTGGGGCTCACATAGGCATGATTCATTTACGTCATACCAATCTCGTAATGGACCAGTCCGCTCAAACTCATCACAAAGTAGTTCAGGCAGCATGCCTTATGGCATGTACCCACTGCCATCTATGAACCCCAATGGAGTATCATCAAATGGGCCTACCATGCCATCCGTTGTCATGCTATACCCGTATGATTCCCCTGTTGAACAGCTTGAGTTTGGCTCTCTTGGACCAGTGGGTTACTCAGGCATGAATGAAGTATCGCAGCCAAGTGATGGAAGCAGCTCAGGTGGGGTATTCGATGAGCAAAGGTTCCATGGTACTTCTCAACGGTCTTCACATGACCAACCTCCTTCACCCCACCTGCAAAG ACGGTCGGTCACGCATGCTTCTTGGCTTGTTCTTTGTATGTACACTAACAAATGA